One region of Alosa alosa isolate M-15738 ecotype Scorff River chromosome 1, AALO_Geno_1.1, whole genome shotgun sequence genomic DNA includes:
- the LOC125299365 gene encoding uncharacterized protein LOC125299365 isoform X1 codes for MKRIIMGRMRILWILYLLSLSGLNTSDIRKLNTIEDLADNNIGFGKTYARHGLFLLYWLTHALVFNQNNNAIQLIDTCTSNGEQRNINIYMRDYGLHRFNNYENFPIPSDSEYRYLTVGNINQRTYSGVTYFPNYVTVDFNNRPFAESNLDRLILQTHRNNPRTILRVFITEHYNENIYEISPQLLEEIRKFQNLDDFLLKAGYNFETRPECSRRGNQGKRRRRSDPECTREVVMLEVRSSATANAKITWSNIPSTTLRKNLFVRLFADMDSTKPLYSFSVGQQSGSIDTSVPLDNRLQARLSECNNYFCWSESVIWRSSEFDDANRKFPAEVVGYDASLQLFVKKGKACARLYINKAFTDWRDSFYKAWVGFYKSSNDGHSSYETYQWATKFNENTQKQTEEEEHTYLIYEYDSGLAVQQGFQARLFHQKPVLSVRAHTVPWGEEAIRKIQNNVGEYGASLQLTAGSDDDSCKALARLYIKRDFTDWKNTLTNSWVGFYKSSSDCSSSYTTYQWVTSFVRNDEKCTEEYMAYDYTSSMTVDHGVEARFFLSRDYSSRIGQAVLDVNQRLIYACSLG; via the coding sequence GATCATCATGGGCAGGATGAGGATTCTCTGGATTTTgtatctactctctctctctggtctgaaCACCTCTGACATCAGGAAACTCAATACAATAGAAGATCTAGCAGACAACAACATTGGGTTTGGAAAGACATACGCCCGACATGGCTTATTTCTGCTCTACTGGCTGACACATGCACTAGTGTTTAATCAGAACAACAATGCCATACAGCTGATAGATACATGTACATCAAATGGAGAGCAGAGAAACATCAACATTTATATGAGGGATTATGGCCTTCATCGCTTCAACAATTATGAAAATTTTCCCATCCCCTCTGACTCTGAATATAGGTATTTGACTGTGGGAAACATCAATCAAAGAACTTACAGTGGCGTGACTTATTTTCCTAATTATGTCACAGTTGACTTTAACAACCGACCATTTGCTGAAAGTAACTTGGACAGACTTATTCTCCAGACACACCGTAACAACCCGAGAACTATACTAAGAGTTTTCATCACTGAACACTATAATGAAAACATCTACGAGATAAGTCCCCAGCTTCTGGAAGAGATTCGGAAATTCCAAAATTTGGATGACTTCCTCTTGAAGGCAGGCTATAACTTTGAAACAAGGCCTGAATGCTCAAGGAGAGGAAATCAAGGAAAACGTCGTCGCCGCTCGGATCCTGAGTGTACACGCGAAGTTGTGATGCTAGAGGTGAGATCCAGTGCCACGGCTAACGCCAAGATCACGTGGAGCAACATCCCCAGCACCACTCTGAGGAAAAACCTTTTTGTGAGGCTCTTTGCTGACATGGACAGCACCAAACCCCTTTACAGCTTCAGTGTAGGACAGCAGTCTGGATCCATAGACACCAGCGTGCCTCTGGACAACAGGCTGCAGGCCCGACTGAGTGAATGCAACAATTATTTTTGTTGGTCTGAAAGTGTCATCTGGAGGAGCTCTGAATTTGATGATGCCAATAGGAAGTTTCCAGCTGAAGTGGTTGGATATGACGCCAGTCTGCAGCTGTTTGTAAAAAAGGGCAAAGCCTGTGCCCGCCTCTACATCAACAAGGCCTTTACTGATTGGAGGGACTCATTTTACAAAGCATGGGTGGGGTTCTACAAGAGTAGCAATGATGGACACAGCAGCTATGAAACATATCAATGGGCCACCAAATTCAATGAAAATACCCAGAAAcaaacagaagaagaagaacacaCATATTTGATATATGAGTATGACTCTGGATTAGCTGTGCAGCAGGGTTTCCAGGCTCGGCTCTTTCACCAAAAGCCCGTCCTCAGTGTTCGGGCCCACACAGTGCCCTGGGGGGAGGAGGCCATCAGAAAGATTCAGAACAACGTGGGGGAATATGGTGCCAGTCTGCAGCTGACTGCTGGATCTGATGATGATAGCTGTAAAGCCCTTGCCCGCCTCTACATCAAAAGAGACTTCACTGACTGGAAGAATACATTGACCAACTCATGGGTGGGGTTCTATAAGAGTAGCTCTGACTGTAGCTCCAGCTACACAACATATCAGTGGGTCACCAGCTTTGTGAGGAATGACGAAAAGTGCACAGAGGAGTACATGGCTTACGATTACACATCTAGCATGACTGTCGACCATGGGGTGGAGGCACGCTTCTTCTTGAGTAGGGATTATTCCAGTAGGATAGGCCAGGCTGTACTTGATGTGAACCAGCGACTTATCTACGCGTGTAGTTTAGGTTAA
- the LOC125299365 gene encoding uncharacterized protein LOC125299365 isoform X2, with translation MGRMRILWILYLLSLSGLNTSDIRKLNTIEDLADNNIGFGKTYARHGLFLLYWLTHALVFNQNNNAIQLIDTCTSNGEQRNINIYMRDYGLHRFNNYENFPIPSDSEYRYLTVGNINQRTYSGVTYFPNYVTVDFNNRPFAESNLDRLILQTHRNNPRTILRVFITEHYNENIYEISPQLLEEIRKFQNLDDFLLKAGYNFETRPECSRRGNQGKRRRRSDPECTREVVMLEVRSSATANAKITWSNIPSTTLRKNLFVRLFADMDSTKPLYSFSVGQQSGSIDTSVPLDNRLQARLSECNNYFCWSESVIWRSSEFDDANRKFPAEVVGYDASLQLFVKKGKACARLYINKAFTDWRDSFYKAWVGFYKSSNDGHSSYETYQWATKFNENTQKQTEEEEHTYLIYEYDSGLAVQQGFQARLFHQKPVLSVRAHTVPWGEEAIRKIQNNVGEYGASLQLTAGSDDDSCKALARLYIKRDFTDWKNTLTNSWVGFYKSSSDCSSSYTTYQWVTSFVRNDEKCTEEYMAYDYTSSMTVDHGVEARFFLSRDYSSRIGQAVLDVNQRLIYACSLG, from the coding sequence ATGGGCAGGATGAGGATTCTCTGGATTTTgtatctactctctctctctggtctgaaCACCTCTGACATCAGGAAACTCAATACAATAGAAGATCTAGCAGACAACAACATTGGGTTTGGAAAGACATACGCCCGACATGGCTTATTTCTGCTCTACTGGCTGACACATGCACTAGTGTTTAATCAGAACAACAATGCCATACAGCTGATAGATACATGTACATCAAATGGAGAGCAGAGAAACATCAACATTTATATGAGGGATTATGGCCTTCATCGCTTCAACAATTATGAAAATTTTCCCATCCCCTCTGACTCTGAATATAGGTATTTGACTGTGGGAAACATCAATCAAAGAACTTACAGTGGCGTGACTTATTTTCCTAATTATGTCACAGTTGACTTTAACAACCGACCATTTGCTGAAAGTAACTTGGACAGACTTATTCTCCAGACACACCGTAACAACCCGAGAACTATACTAAGAGTTTTCATCACTGAACACTATAATGAAAACATCTACGAGATAAGTCCCCAGCTTCTGGAAGAGATTCGGAAATTCCAAAATTTGGATGACTTCCTCTTGAAGGCAGGCTATAACTTTGAAACAAGGCCTGAATGCTCAAGGAGAGGAAATCAAGGAAAACGTCGTCGCCGCTCGGATCCTGAGTGTACACGCGAAGTTGTGATGCTAGAGGTGAGATCCAGTGCCACGGCTAACGCCAAGATCACGTGGAGCAACATCCCCAGCACCACTCTGAGGAAAAACCTTTTTGTGAGGCTCTTTGCTGACATGGACAGCACCAAACCCCTTTACAGCTTCAGTGTAGGACAGCAGTCTGGATCCATAGACACCAGCGTGCCTCTGGACAACAGGCTGCAGGCCCGACTGAGTGAATGCAACAATTATTTTTGTTGGTCTGAAAGTGTCATCTGGAGGAGCTCTGAATTTGATGATGCCAATAGGAAGTTTCCAGCTGAAGTGGTTGGATATGACGCCAGTCTGCAGCTGTTTGTAAAAAAGGGCAAAGCCTGTGCCCGCCTCTACATCAACAAGGCCTTTACTGATTGGAGGGACTCATTTTACAAAGCATGGGTGGGGTTCTACAAGAGTAGCAATGATGGACACAGCAGCTATGAAACATATCAATGGGCCACCAAATTCAATGAAAATACCCAGAAAcaaacagaagaagaagaacacaCATATTTGATATATGAGTATGACTCTGGATTAGCTGTGCAGCAGGGTTTCCAGGCTCGGCTCTTTCACCAAAAGCCCGTCCTCAGTGTTCGGGCCCACACAGTGCCCTGGGGGGAGGAGGCCATCAGAAAGATTCAGAACAACGTGGGGGAATATGGTGCCAGTCTGCAGCTGACTGCTGGATCTGATGATGATAGCTGTAAAGCCCTTGCCCGCCTCTACATCAAAAGAGACTTCACTGACTGGAAGAATACATTGACCAACTCATGGGTGGGGTTCTATAAGAGTAGCTCTGACTGTAGCTCCAGCTACACAACATATCAGTGGGTCACCAGCTTTGTGAGGAATGACGAAAAGTGCACAGAGGAGTACATGGCTTACGATTACACATCTAGCATGACTGTCGACCATGGGGTGGAGGCACGCTTCTTCTTGAGTAGGGATTATTCCAGTAGGATAGGCCAGGCTGTACTTGATGTGAACCAGCGACTTATCTACGCGTGTAGTTTAGGTTAA